One Hordeum vulgare subsp. vulgare chromosome 4H, MorexV3_pseudomolecules_assembly, whole genome shotgun sequence DNA window includes the following coding sequences:
- the LOC123446915 gene encoding putative wall-associated receptor kinase-like 16, with translation MAMLAVLLLLAAPLLPPTAAPGCRRQCGNVTVPYPFGIGARCHRGEDRGFRLECDDTRHPPRLTVAGYGHEVVAISLASAEATVLLNASRACYDRTSGSGRVLGRREYPMALNGSAFLFSSMKSKFVAIGCPDLAYFVDDGGYYVTGCMSVCRPSARALPGSCRGGDGCCQSNIPLGLDSYRPHVRSFGRRQQQQGGTFLANSTGCAYAFMVDAWWFWYAGSHFNRTGDFAVPVVLDWAIRGAGGSCAAVRENATAAYACRSAHSVCLDSSNGPGYVCNCTSGYEGNPYVVGGCNDLDECARHDLYPCYGVCSNTPGSYLCTCPKGWSGNATVQDGCHQQDKFTLALKAVTGVSIGVFLVILAGFWAHLSLQKRRMLRAKQRFFEQNGGLLLQQHLGSLASSGVAFKIFSEEEIKKATGNFDDARVLGRGGNGVVYRGVLPGVGGSTTVAIKRSRVADEKQLKEFSKEMLILSQINHRNVVKLLGCCLEVEVPMLVYEYVPNGSLHRYIHGDGKSEAPMPPGERLRVAAESAHALAYMHSSASPPILHGDVKSANILLDGELTAKVSDFGASRLAPVDEAQVATLVQGTCGYLDPEYLLTCQLTCKSDVYSFAVVLLELLTGRKAFCPDGPEEDDTSLAFSFVTAVQGGRHREIMDGNVREELGVEVIDDAAELVIRCLSLTGEERPTMMEVADKIERLRNCACRNATV, from the exons ATGGCAATGCTTGCAGTTCTGCTATTGCTGGCAGCGCCGCTGCTTCCACCCACAGCAGCGCCGGGGTGCCGGCGGCAGTGCGGCAACGTGACCGTCCCCTACCCCTTCGGAATCGGAGCGCGCTGCCACCGTGGCGAGGACCGTGGGTTCCGGCTCGAGTGCGACGACACGCGCCACCCACCGCGGCTGACCGTGGCCGGCTACGGCCACGAGGTCGTCGCCATCTCGCTCGCCTCTGCCGAGGCCACCGTGCTGCTCAACGCCAGCCGCGCCTGCTACGACCGCACCTCCGGCTCCGGCCGCGTTCTTGGCCGGCGGGAGTACCCCATGGCCCTCAACGGCAGcgccttcctcttctcctccatgAAGAGCAAGTTCGTGGCCATCGGCTGCCCGGACCTGGCCTACTTCGTGGACGACGGAGGGTACTACGTGACCGGGTGCATGTCGGTGTGCCGGCCGTCGGCGCGCGCGCTGCCCGGGTCGTGCCGGGGCGGCGACGGCTGCTGCCAGAGCAACATCCCTCTGGGGCTGGACTCGTACCGCCCGCACGTCCGCAGCTTCGGCCGGCGCCAGCAGCAGCAGGGAGGCACGTTCCTGGCTAACTCCACGGGCTGCGCCTACGCGTTCATGGTGGACGCCTGGTGGTTCTGGTACGCCGGCTCCCACTTCAACAGGACCGGCGACTTCGCCGTGCCCGTCGTGCTGGACTGGGCCATCAGAGGCGCCGGGGGCTCCTGCGCCGCCGTGCGGGAGAACGCCACCGCCGCCTACGCGTGCCGGAGCGCGCACAGCGTGTGCCTGGACTCGAGCAACGGCCCCGGGTACGTCTGCAACTGCACCAGCGGCTACGAGGGGAACCCATATGTCGTCGGCGGCTGCAACG ACTTGGACGAATGCGCGCGACATGATTTGTACCCGTGCTACGGTGTGTGTAGCAACACGCCAGGCAGCTACCTCTGCACATGCCCCAAGGGGTGGAGTGGAAACGCTACCGTGCAGGATGGTTGCCACCAACAAGACAAATTCACATTGGCGCTGAAGGCCGTCACAG GTGTAAGCATAGGCGTGTTCCTGGTGATCCTGGCGGGCTTCTGGGCACACCTGAGTCTTCAAAAGAGGAGGATGCTCCGAGCAAAGCAGAGGTTCTTCGAGCAGAACGGTGGACTCCTCCTGCAGCAGCACCTGGGTTCACTGGCCAGCTCCGGCGTGGCATTCAAGATCTTTTCCGAGGAGGAGATCAAGAAGGCCACCGGCAACTTCGACGATGCGCGGGTCCTCGGCCGAGGAGGCAACGGTGTGGTCTACAGGGGCGTCCTCCCCGGCGTCGGCGGCTCCACCACCGTTGCCATCAAGAGGTCGAGGGTGGCGGATGAGAAGCAGCTCAAGGAGTTCTCCAAGGAGATGCTGATACTCTCGCAGATCAACCACAGGAACGTCGTGAAGCTGCTCGGATGCTGCCTCGAGGTCGAGGTGCCCATGCTCGTCTACGAGTACGTCCCCAACGGCAGCCTCCACCGCTACATCCACGGCGACGGCAAGAGCGAGGCGCCCATGCCGCCGGGGGAGCGCCTTCGCGTCGCCGCCGAGTCGGCGCACGCGCTCGCGTACATGCACTCGTCTGCCTCGCCCCCGATCCTGCACGGCGACGTCAAGTCCGCGAACATCCTGCTCGACGGCGAGCTCACCGCCAAGGTCTCCGACTTCGGCGCGTCAAGGCTCGCGCCCGTCGACGAGGCACAGGTGGCGACGCTTGTCCAGGGAACCTGTGGGTACCTCGACCCAGAGTATCTGCTCACGTGCCAGCTGACCTGCAAGAGCGACGTGTACAGCTTTGCGGTGGTGCTGCTGGAGCTCCTCACTGGGAGGAAGGCGTTCTGCCCGGACGGCCCTGAGGAGGATGACACCAGCCTTGCATTCTCCTTCGTCACGGCTGTGCAGGGGGGGCGGCACCGGGAGATCATGGACGGAAATGTCAGGGAGGAGCTCGGGGTCGAGGTGATAGACGACGCCGCGGAGCTGGTTATACGGTGCCTGAGCTTGACCGGGGAGGAGAGGCCGACAATGATGGAGGTTGCTGACAAGATCGAGAGATTGAGAAACTGCGCATGCAGAAATGCAACCGTGTAG